Genomic segment of Saprospiraceae bacterium:
CTGAGATTCAATAGACAACAAGCTATCCCGTTCGATTTTTTTGGTAAATCGATCTGCTAAAATGTGCAATCTGATTTCTAGGTAGGGGCTTAACTCGGTGGTGTAAAATACATTGGACTGAACAAAGGCCTCTATACCCTCTTTAGAATTGCTCATCAGCAAACTAGGGAGAAAAAGAAACCAGGCTATCCAATTGTTCATCCTATTCTTTCTTTAATTTGAAAAGGAATTCCGTTTTCTGAATTTTTGTTTTCATAACAATTACACCCAACTCCGGAGTCCTTTCTAAGTGAAACGTATAATCCATGCCTTTTGTTAATTGCAATACATTTTTTGCCAATTGATAGCCAGCCTGATTTTCGCCACCCATAAAATTGGTAGTTAATATGTGTTGGTCAAAATAGAAAAAGGCACCTTCCAGCGTATTCGTTTTTTTATTATTTCGAAGGGCTTCAATCACAATCCATTTTCCAATCAATTCGTCTTGTTTAATGGAAGTATCACTTACACAGGAAGTTAGGAACAGGCAGACAGAAATAAATAAAAAAAATCGCATGATGATTGGCTCTGATCAAATAATGCTAGTGCTTGGATTGGTAAAGATAAGCAGTCCCGTTAAAGATGCGTATTTTCGATAAATTTACATCTAAATTAATACTTTGAAATTTGTAGTTGTTACCGGAATTTCATCTGGGATTGGTTTGTATCTAAGCAAATTTTTAATAAATGAGGGATTTCAGGTTATTGGGACCCATCGGGATCGTGATCTGGCTGAAGGGTTGACTAAATCAACCAATGGACTTATACAATTGTATATGGATTTAGCTAATGAGCATTCCATTGAGCTTGCTGCAATTCAAATTCAAAAAATCGTAGGAAATCAGGGACTGTATGCCATAATTAATAATGCAGGTCAAGCCATACCAGGCCCTTTGACCGAAGTTCCGATGGAAAAGATCAAATATCAATTTCAGGTTAATGTATTTGGAAATTTGTTGCTCATCCAAAAATTGATGCCCCTATTGCAAATAAATGGACCGGGTTCCCGAATTATAAACATGAGTTCGGTTTCAGGTTTATTTGCTTCACCCTTTTTAGGAAGTTATGCTGCATCCAAATTTGCCCTGGAAGGATTATCAGATAGCCTTAGAAGAGAATTAAAATTATTGGGAATTGAAGTAGTTGTTATAGAACCCGGACCCATTCGAACCGCAATCTGGAGTAAACATTTAGGCGTTTCGGAAGATTATAAAGGGGGATTATTTGCACAATATCTTCTAAAAGCTACAGATATCATTCAACAAATGGAAGAAAATGCCATGTCTCCGGACATTTTAAATCAGCCTATTCTGGATGCGCTACTGTCAACGAAACCTAAAACCCGATACCTGATCCACAAAAACAAATTTCTGTTCTTACTTTTGGCAAAAATTTTGCCTGATAAATGGGCTGATTATCTGGTTAATAGAAATTTAAAGTCCAATAACAAAAAAATAAGGCCTGTCTGATGAAATACCTATCTGCAATTTTTCTCTTCTTTCTTTTTAGTGTAACGGCAATTTGTCAGAATTCGTTTAGTCTGAAAGACAGTCTTCGCGGTTCACTGAGGCCCGAACGAAACTACGATGTTAGTTTTTACGACTTGGATGTAGCTGTAGATATTAATAATCAGAGCCTCAAAGGGGTCTGTGAAATCCACTTATCTGCAAACGAAGCGCTGTCTGTTCTGCAGATTGACCTTTTTGAAAAAATGAATATCCGAAAAATAACAGAAGGTGGCCGTGAATTAAAATTTCAAAGGAGCTATGATGCCATTCTGGTTCAAACCAATTTAAAAAAGGGTGAACAGGCTGTTTTCAAATGTTATTATGATGGAAAACCACAAGTAGCAAAGAATGCACCTTGGGACGGAGGATTTGTGTGGTCTAAAGATCAGAATGGTAAACCTTGGGTGGGTGTTGCTTGCGAAGGTACCGGCGCTAGCTTATGGTGGCCAAACAAAGACCATCTCTCAGACGAACCTGAGAAAGGGATGGAAATTCACATTACCGTACCCTCCGAATTGATGGCCATTTCAAATGGGAATCTTTCAAAAGTGACGGATGCGGATAAAACGCATAAAACCTATCATTGGAAAGTGAGTTATCCAATCAACAACTACAATGTGAGTTTGTACATCGGTGATTACAGCCATTTTAGCGATCAATACACTGCACTTGATGGATCCATTTTGCCATTGGATTATTATGTTTTGAGTTATAATGTTGAGAAAGCCCGCAATCATTTTGAACAGGCTAAAAAAATGTTGGAAGTTTACGAACATTTTTTTGATAAATATCCCTTCTGGAATGATGGCTATGCTTTGGTAGAATCGCCCTATTTAGGAATGGAACATCAAAGTGCCATTGCATATGGAAACAATTACCAGCGTGGCTATTTGGGTGGACGGATTCCAGAAAATTTAAATTTTGATTATATCATTGTCCATGAAAGCGGTCACGAGTATTTTGGAAATGCAGTTTCCTGCAAAGACCATGCTGATATGTGGATCCATGAAGGATTTACAACCTATCTGGAATCCTTATACGTTGAATATTTATTTGGAAGAAAGGAAGCACTGAAATACCTAGATAGTCAACGGTCCATGATCCAAAATAAACATCCATTAATCGGACCACGCGATGTAAATTATCAAGGATTTCCTGATTCAGATATGTATTACAAAGGAAGTTGGGCTTTACAGACCTTGCGTTTTGCAATTAAAAATGACAGTACCTGGTTTAAACTGATCAAAGGATTTTACAATACCTATAAATATAAAAATATCGACAGTGAAACTTTTTTTAATTATGTAAACAATTATACAAAAAAAGATTTTACGCCATTTTTTAAACAGTATTTTTATCATGCAGAAATTCCAAAATTAAAAATCAAAGTAGAAGCTGACAGCAACCGGACTCGAATCATTTATAAATTAATTGCTGCTGAAGAAAAATTAGAAATCCCAATAGAAATCAGTATTGATGGTCGGGTCATCCCTCTTGAAGCCGGAACCAAAGAACGCAATATTGAATTCCGTAAAAAGTTTAAAAACATTAAAGGAGTAAACAATCAATCCCTGGTGGAAGTGTTACCGATTGAAAATTAGGTGAGGAGGAGGGCTGAAGGGCTGAAGGGCTGAAGGGCTGAAGGGCTGAAAGGCTGAACGGCTGTTAGACTGTTAGACTGTTAGGCTGTTAGGCTGTTAGGCTGTTAGCTTAATAGCTTATCAGCTTGTTAGCTTGTTAGTTTGTTAGAAATTTTTAACCACTGACCACTTTTTCCTAAACACTGATTTTGGGCTGGAGGACTGAAGGGCTATTAGCTTATTAGCTTATTAGCTTATTAGCTTGTTAGAATTTTTTGACCACAGAACACTAATCCCTGGCTACTGATTTTTGGAATCAATTAAGCCTCGGTGCTTTCTTTGACAGCCAAGGTACGTTCTTTGATACGTGCTTTTTTACCAGATAATTTGCGCAGGTAGAACAATTTGGCACGACGAACGCGTCCTTTTTTTACCACTTTAATTTCTGCAATATTGGGAGATGAAAATGGAAAAATACGCTCTACACCAACTCCGCTGGATACTTTTCTAACTGTAAAGGTTTTGTTTTTGCCTTCACCACGGACATTGATTACATCTCCTCTGTAATCCTGGATACGCTCTTTATTTCCTTCGATAATTTTATAGCTGACTACGACGGTATCTCCTGAAGAAAATTCAGGGATCCGGCTGGTGTCCATTAATGTGTCCTGTACATATTTGAGCAAATCCATGATATTCTAGTTTAAGGATTTTAAAAAGAGTCGCAAAGATATAGTTTTTACCTGAAATTCTAAAAATTTAGCCTAATTTATCTTATCAAACTGGCAAATCCTTTCAATTCGATGAGTTGATTTCTAGGCGTGGTATATCGAACTACGTATACGTAAACGCCATTCGGCAAATTATTGCCTGAATTATCAAATCGGCCATTCCATCCTTCCAGGGGGTCATTGGTTTTAAAAACCTGGCCACCCCAACGATCCCAAATACTCATTTCAAACGATCTCATGCCATCCAAAATCCCTGAGCCTAAAAACTGCTCGTTTTTTGAATCACCGTTTGGTGTAAAGGCATTGGGCATAAAATAGGTCACAATTGGCTCTACATCAATGTATTGAGTCAAAGTATCGCGACACCCATTGTTATTTATGGCAATCAGTTGGATCCTTTGTTGACCCGTATCTCTAAATGTATAAATTGGGTTAAGCAACACGCTTCGATCACTTAGGTTAAAAACCCATAACCGGCTGTTGCTATTAGTTGAAAGATCTGTGAAGCTGGCCGTTTTTTGAAATGAATTAAATTTATCCGGGGTAAAACTAAAGTCTGCATTCGGAGACTGCCTAGAATTTATCCAATTGGGGTAGTTTTTCTCAATATAGCATCCTATGGGTGAAGTTATCTGGAGCTTAACTGAAAACACACCACCGGTTTTGTAACTATGACAGGGTGAAATTTCTGAACTGGTTTGCCCATCCCCAAAATCCCATAAAATGTCATAGGTCGTGTCGATAGGAATCGAAAGATTTTTAAAACACACGTTTAATGGCGTACAGCCATCAAAGGTCGAAGGTTCTACGATCAACAAAGGAGGTACCGGAAAATAGGAAATTGTAGCCACTGTATCATCCAAACATCCATTGATATCCCGAACTTGAAGCCGGATTGATTTCAATCCAGGGGTATTGAACAGGTAGCTTGGATCCTTAATAATCGAATTTCCAGCACCAGCAAAATTCCAATTCCAATTGGTTAGTTGCCCACTTCCTGAAAATGAATTGTCTGAGAAAGAGACCGGTCCGGCAACGCAGGTATCGTAAGTAAACCCAAAACCGGCACGGATTTCAGGAAAAACATTCACTTGAATATCAGCCGAATCCGAACATTCACTGCCTGGATTTAAAACCATTTTTCCAAAATACGTACCCAATCCAGGAAAGGTAAAACGCGCATTTCTTTGGGCTTCTTTTTGGTTTACACCTCCGATATTAAAAGTCCAATCATAGGCTCTAATGTATTGTACATCGGTACTTAAATTTTCAAAATCAATGCTTGTTTTGCCACAGAGATTGATAATAAATTTTTTATCACTGAGTATTGAATCAGATTTCAGTTTTGCATGCACTTTTGGTTCACAATAGGTCACATTAAATTGAAAATCCCGTCTGGTTTCTGTAAGCAGAATTCCATTTCTAAATTCCCGGATGCAAACACCCACCACAAATTGACCTTGGATTTCGGGTTTACCTGTAATCAATCCGGTTAAAGGATTTATTGAAACTACCGGATTTCCGGCAAGCGGAGTATTTGCAGTATATATCGGAGTTCTGAAATTCACGGTGCTGAATGGCGGCGGACAGCCAAACGGATCTGGTTTTACACCATAACACATTTCACTTCCGTTGAGGGTGCCATCCTGTCCGCCCGCAACCAAGGGTGTACAAAATTCATAGGTCACTAAATCGCCATCCGCATCAATGATGGAATGATCAAAATTCAACGCACTGTTGATGCAAATTACGATGGGAGGAAATTTTTTAAATCGAGGGCTGTTATTGCAAACCCGCTGACCTTCGGGAGTAATCTCGATTACAAACGCAGCACCATCCATTCCCGGGTTTAGGATATTGGAAATGGTTTCATTCCGACAACATCGTTGGTAAGCAATGTAATAGGAATTGGTACTCATTCGCAAATTTCCGGTTTGAAATTCATAGGTACCTTCCTCGACACAGACATTCTCCGGTACTATCAAACAAGGATTATCTTCATCAGCATTTATTTTAACAATGGGTGATTTTAATAATACTTGATCCAGTTTCTTGACATTTCTATAAAAACCATTGGGCAATTTCTCATAAATCCCTATTTTAATCTGTTGGTCAAATTCTGCGGCCTGAAAGGCATAACAGTCTCTATACATTTTTAAGGTCACCGCAAAATTGACAAACTTATTGACTGTATCCACGCTTAAACACCGATAGGACATATCTCCCCCAATGATGTGTTTGCCATTCAACAGCATGGTATGACTTAAAAAAACCAATAATAGTAGAAAGTGTCTCAAAATTTCCCTGTGATTATATCTAACTAAACGAATTCTAGCGTTAATTGGTTATGATAATGTAAAACTAATTTAAATGAACGATTCAAAAACTCATAATGAACTGAATTAATTTGCCCCAAAAGGGCTTTATTCAAGGCATTTAAATTTTTGAAGCTTTTCTTTGATCTTTACAATTTCCATATATTATGCAAAATTAAATTTGTTGGATGAATTTCAATTTAAATGATGAAAATACTGATTTCTGGAGTGCAGTCCAGTGTCTAAAAGATGGGAAGGTGCTTTTGTATCCAACTGATACGATATGGGGTTTGGGCTGCTCAACGGATTTTCCTGAAGCATTGGAGCGATTGTATGAAATTAAGAAAAGGCCCGGAAACAAGGCTGCCATCCTTTTGGTAGACTCGATAGATATGTTAAAAAAATACATCGATTACATTCACCCCCGGGTCGAAACGCTAATGGGTTTTCATAAAAGACCCTTAACAGTCATCTACAAGAATGCAAAGAATTTAGATCCCCGATTTACTGCACAGGATGGTTCCATAGCCATTCGTGTTTGTGAGGATGTTTTCTGCAAGGCACTCATTCAAGAAATTAAGGGGCCCCTGGTTTCTACTTCGGCAAATTTCAACGGGGTCGATGCTCCTACTCATTTTGAAGAAATTGATCCCTTACTCATACAACAAGTAGATTATGTTGTAAAATACAGACAAGATGATACTTCAAAAAATCAAGTAAGCTCTATCATACGATTTGATCCGGAAGGGGAATTGGAATTCATCAGGATGTAATTCTGATGAATAGATTCTCGAAAAAAACTGTGTAGTTTTTATAAACTGATTGCAATTGAAATTTTAGTCTCTAAAAATTATTGAATTGAAGTCAAACTGAATAAACGAGCTGCCACGAATGGAGGACAAATAGAGGAAGGAAGAATTGCCACGAATGCACGAATA
This window contains:
- a CDS encoding SDR family oxidoreductase — translated: MKFVVVTGISSGIGLYLSKFLINEGFQVIGTHRDRDLAEGLTKSTNGLIQLYMDLANEHSIELAAIQIQKIVGNQGLYAIINNAGQAIPGPLTEVPMEKIKYQFQVNVFGNLLLIQKLMPLLQINGPGSRIINMSSVSGLFASPFLGSYAASKFALEGLSDSLRRELKLLGIEVVVIEPGPIRTAIWSKHLGVSEDYKGGLFAQYLLKATDIIQQMEENAMSPDILNQPILDALLSTKPKTRYLIHKNKFLFLLLAKILPDKWADYLVNRNLKSNNKKIRPV
- a CDS encoding M1 family metallopeptidase: MKYLSAIFLFFLFSVTAICQNSFSLKDSLRGSLRPERNYDVSFYDLDVAVDINNQSLKGVCEIHLSANEALSVLQIDLFEKMNIRKITEGGRELKFQRSYDAILVQTNLKKGEQAVFKCYYDGKPQVAKNAPWDGGFVWSKDQNGKPWVGVACEGTGASLWWPNKDHLSDEPEKGMEIHITVPSELMAISNGNLSKVTDADKTHKTYHWKVSYPINNYNVSLYIGDYSHFSDQYTALDGSILPLDYYVLSYNVEKARNHFEQAKKMLEVYEHFFDKYPFWNDGYALVESPYLGMEHQSAIAYGNNYQRGYLGGRIPENLNFDYIIVHESGHEYFGNAVSCKDHADMWIHEGFTTYLESLYVEYLFGRKEALKYLDSQRSMIQNKHPLIGPRDVNYQGFPDSDMYYKGSWALQTLRFAIKNDSTWFKLIKGFYNTYKYKNIDSETFFNYVNNYTKKDFTPFFKQYFYHAEIPKLKIKVEADSNRTRIIYKLIAAEEKLEIPIEISIDGRVIPLEAGTKERNIEFRKKFKNIKGVNNQSLVEVLPIEN
- the rplS gene encoding 50S ribosomal protein L19, with the translated sequence MDLLKYVQDTLMDTSRIPEFSSGDTVVVSYKIIEGNKERIQDYRGDVINVRGEGKNKTFTVRKVSSGVGVERIFPFSSPNIAEIKVVKKGRVRRAKLFYLRKLSGKKARIKERTLAVKESTEA
- a CDS encoding threonylcarbamoyl-AMP synthase; the encoded protein is MNFNLNDENTDFWSAVQCLKDGKVLLYPTDTIWGLGCSTDFPEALERLYEIKKRPGNKAAILLVDSIDMLKKYIDYIHPRVETLMGFHKRPLTVIYKNAKNLDPRFTAQDGSIAIRVCEDVFCKALIQEIKGPLVSTSANFNGVDAPTHFEEIDPLLIQQVDYVVKYRQDDTSKNQVSSIIRFDPEGELEFIRM
- a CDS encoding gliding motility-associated C-terminal domain-containing protein; this translates as MRHFLLLLVFLSHTMLLNGKHIIGGDMSYRCLSVDTVNKFVNFAVTLKMYRDCYAFQAAEFDQQIKIGIYEKLPNGFYRNVKKLDQVLLKSPIVKINADEDNPCLIVPENVCVEEGTYEFQTGNLRMSTNSYYIAYQRCCRNETISNILNPGMDGAAFVIEITPEGQRVCNNSPRFKKFPPIVICINSALNFDHSIIDADGDLVTYEFCTPLVAGGQDGTLNGSEMCYGVKPDPFGCPPPFSTVNFRTPIYTANTPLAGNPVVSINPLTGLITGKPEIQGQFVVGVCIREFRNGILLTETRRDFQFNVTYCEPKVHAKLKSDSILSDKKFIINLCGKTSIDFENLSTDVQYIRAYDWTFNIGGVNQKEAQRNARFTFPGLGTYFGKMVLNPGSECSDSADIQVNVFPEIRAGFGFTYDTCVAGPVSFSDNSFSGSGQLTNWNWNFAGAGNSIIKDPSYLFNTPGLKSIRLQVRDINGCLDDTVATISYFPVPPLLIVEPSTFDGCTPLNVCFKNLSIPIDTTYDILWDFGDGQTSSEISPCHSYKTGGVFSVKLQITSPIGCYIEKNYPNWINSRQSPNADFSFTPDKFNSFQKTASFTDLSTNSNSRLWVFNLSDRSVLLNPIYTFRDTGQQRIQLIAINNNGCRDTLTQYIDVEPIVTYFMPNAFTPNGDSKNEQFLGSGILDGMRSFEMSIWDRWGGQVFKTNDPLEGWNGRFDNSGNNLPNGVYVYVVRYTTPRNQLIELKGFASLIR